The following proteins are encoded in a genomic region of Corylus avellana chromosome ca4, CavTom2PMs-1.0:
- the LOC132179022 gene encoding probable glutathione S-transferase, which translates to MASEDTVKLLGFWASPFSIRVEWALKLKGVDYEYVEEDIFNKSSLLLELNPVHKKVPVLVHRQKVISESYVILEYIDETWKQSPLLLPQDPHERAKARFWARFGEEKLFEAAWNALCSLGEEKERALKLAIEAMEKIEEEIKGKEFFGGESIGYLDIALGWISYWLPVWEEVGSIQILDPLTFPATTSWAKNFLNHPIIKDNLPPRQKMILYFHERSKFLSSLPRGWIKI; encoded by the exons ATGGCAAGCGAGGATACTGTGAAGCTTTTGGGATTTTGGGCTAGCCCATTTTCCATAAGGGTTGAGTGGGCTCTGAAACTCAAGGGTGTTGATTACGAGTACGTGGAAGAAGACATCTTTAACAAGAGCTCTCTTCTCTTGGAGCTCAACCCAGTTCACAAAAAGGTTCCCGTCCTGGTGCACCGCCAGAAAGTAATCTCTGAATCGTACGTTATTCTTGAATACATCGACGAGACATGGAAACAGAGTCCATTATTGCTGCCTCAAGATCCTCACGAAAGAGCCAAAGCCCGATTTTGGGCCAGATTTGGAGAAGAGAAG CTTTTCGAAGCTGCATGGAATGCTTTGTGTTCCCtgggagaggaaaaagaaagggcaCTGAAATTAGCAATAGAGGCCATGGAAAAGATAGAGGAAGAGATCAAAGGGAAGGAGTTTTTCGGAGGGGAGAGCATTGGGTATTTGGACATTGCATTGGGGTGGATCTCCTACTGGCTGCCTGTTTGGGAGGAAGTTGGGTCCATTCAGATTTTGGACCCACTCACATTTCCCGCCACCACTTCATGGGCGAAGAATTTTCTGAATCACCCAATTATCAAGGACAACTTGCCACCTAGGCAGAAAATGattctttattttcatgaaCGCAGCAAATTCTTGTCCTCTCTTCCTCGTGGGTGGATTAAGATTTAG
- the LOC132177094 gene encoding malate dehydrogenase, cytoplasmic, with product MAKEPVRILVTGAAGQIGYALVPMIARGVVLGADQPVILHMLDIAPAAEALNGVKMELVDAAFPLLKGVIATTDVVEACTGVNIAIMVGGFPRKEGMERKDVMSKNVSIYKSQASALEKHAAANCKVVVVANPANTNALILKEFAPSIPEKNITCLTRLDHNRALGQISERLNVQVCDVKNVIIWGNHSSTQYPDVSHATVKTPSGEKPVPALVADDAWLKGEFISTVQQRGAAIIKARKLSSALSAASSACDHIRDWVLGTPEGTWVSMGVYSDGSYNVPAGLIYSFPVTCRNGEWKIVQGLSIDEFSRKKLDLTAEELTEEKALAYSCLS from the exons ATGGCGAAAGAACCAGTTCGCATTCTCGTTACTGGAGCTGCAG GACAAATTGGATATGCTCTTGTCCCCATGATTGCTAGGGGAGTGGTGTTGGGTGCTGACCAGCCTGTGATCCTCCACATGCTTGATATCGCTCCTGCTGCAGAGGCTTTGAATGGGGTGAAAATGGAGTTGGTGGATGCTGCATTCCCTCTTCTCAAAG GTGTCATTGCTACAACTGACGTTGTTGAGGCATGCACCGGGGTTAACATTGCAATCATGGTTGGTGGGTTCCCAAGGAAAGAAGGCATGGAAAGGAAAGACGTGATGTCGAAAAATGTGTCAATTTATAAGTCTCAGGCTTCTGCACTTGAGAAGCATGCAGCAGCAAACTGCAAG GTTGTGGTTGTAGCTAACCCAGCAAACACTAATGCATTGATCTTGAAGGAATTTGCACCTTCTATCCCAGAGAAAAACATTACTTGTTTGACAAGACTGGATCATAACAGAGCTTTGGGCCAGATTTCTGAGAGACTAAATGTTCAAGTTTGTGATGTTAAAAATGTTATTATCTGGGGTAATCATTCATCGACCCAGTATCCTGATGTCAGCCATGCAACCGTGAAAACACCATCTGGAGAGAAGCCTGTCCCTGCGCTTGTTGCTGATGATGCATG GTTGAAGGGAGAATTCATTTCTACTGTTCAACAACGTGGTGCTGCAATTATCAAAGCTAGAAAGCTGTCAAGTGCATTGTCTGCTGCTAGCTCTGCTTGTGACCACATTCGTGACTGGGTCCTTGGAACCCCAGAG GGCACTTGGGTATCCATGGGGGTATACTCTGATGGTTCATACAATGTACCAGCTGGACTCATTTATTCCTTCCCTGTCACTTGTCGCAATGGAGAGTGGAAGATAGTTCAAG GACTTTCAATTGATGAGTTCTCGAGGAAGAAGTTGGACTTGACAGCAGAGGAGCTGACTGAGGAGAAGGCCTTGGCTTACTCATGCCTCTCTTGA
- the LOC132179565 gene encoding uncharacterized protein LOC132179565, translating to MSRSSLAKKLCHAKKAWKCFTITLQSKLHKLRTSKAIKAATRRLLAIRSFRFIFPFKRHNLINKPSSSYYQYGQQYYHQLAHKNFAAIHIDELYDQDPVAGHSKSTLHARAGTSKGKEVVDDKSSPRKSESIYGIEDAWKQVVASSPHLRGVDDRAEEFISKFHQDMKLQKERSLLEFQEMLARSA from the coding sequence ATGTCTCGCTCGAGCTTGGCAAAGAAGCTTTGCCACGCTAAGAAGGCGTGGAAGTGCTTCACCATCACACTCCAATCCAAGCTCCACAAGCTCAGGACCTCCAAAGCCATAAAAGCCGCCACCCGCCGCCTCCTCGCCATCCGCTCCTTCCGCTTCATTTTCCCGTTCAAACGACACAATCTCATCAACAAACCCTCCTCTTCCTACTACCAATATGGCCAACAATACTACCACCAGCTGGCTCATAAGAACTTTGCTGCCATACACATAGACGAGCTCTATGATCAGGATCCCGTCGCAGGGCACTCCAAGAGCACTTTGCATGCACGTGCAGGAACAAGCAAAGGCAAAGAAGTGGTTGACGACAAAAGTTCGCCGAGAAAGAGCGAAAGCATATACGGGATTGAGGATGCATGGAAGCAGGTTGTTGCTTCGTCGCCGCATCTTCGAGGAGTGGATGATAGAGCGGAGGAGTTCATCTCCAAGTTTCATCAAGATATGAAGCTCCAGAAGGAAAGGTCGCTTCTCGAGTTCCAGGAGATGTTGGCCCGAAGTGCGTAA
- the LOC132179145 gene encoding pre-mRNA-splicing factor SLU7-like, translated as MATASVAFKSREDHRKQIELDEARKAGLAPAEVDEDGKEINPHIPQYMSSAPWYLNAERPSLKHQRKWKSDPNYTKSWYDRGAKIFQANKYRKGACENCGAMTHNVKACVERPRMKGAKWTNMHIAPDEKIETIELDYDGKRDRWNGYDAATYSRIIERYEARDEARRKYLKEQQLKKLEEKNNKQNGEGNDSDGDDDEDALKVDEAKVDESKQMDFAKVEKRVRTTGGGSTGTVRNLRIREDTAKYLLNLDVNSAYYDPKTRSMREDPLPDADPNEKFYVGDNQYRVSGQASEFKQLNIHAREAFEKGQDIHMQAAPSQAELLYKNYLIIKEKLKSQMKEAIMEKYGNAATEEELPKELLLGQTETQVEYDRAGRVIKGLEASLPKSKYEEDVYINNHTSVWGSWWKDHQWGYKCCKQTIRNSYCTGVPGIEAAEAVTDLMKANIDRKPAAEETPAPAEEKRLATWGTDVPDGLVLDQKRLAEALKKEDERKKEEKDERKRKYNVRWNDDEVTAEEMEAYRKKKIHGDDPMKDFLH; from the exons ATGGCAACTGCATCAG TGGCTTTCAAATCTAGAGAGGACCATAGGAAGCAGATTGAATTGGATGAGGCCCGTAAAGCTGGGCTTGCACCAGCTGAGGTCGACGAAGATGGGAAAGAGATAAACCCTCACATTCCTCAGTATATGTCATCTGCACCTTGGTATCTTAACGCTGAGAGACCA AGCTTAAAACATCAAAGGAAATGGAAGTCAGATCCAAATTATACAAAATCCTGGTACGACAGAGGTGCAAAAATATTTCAGGCAAATAAGTACAGGAAGGGAGCATGTGAAAA CTGTGGGGCAATGACACATAATGTGAAGGCATGTGTGGAGAGGCCACGTATGAAAGGAGCAAAATGGACTAACATGCACATTGCACCTGATGAAAAGATAGAGACGATTGAACTGGATTATGATGGCAAACGAGATCGATGGAATGGTTATGATGCAGCAACCTATTCTCGCATAATTGAGAGATATGAGGCAAGGGACGAGGCTCGTAGGAAGTACCTGAAAGAACAGCAGCTGAAAAAATTAGAGGAGAAAAACAATAAGCAGAATGGGGAAGGTAATGATAGTGAtggagatgatgatgaagatgctcTGAAGGTTGATGAGGCCAAGGTTGATGAAAGCAAACAGATGGACTTTGCAAAGGTTGAGAAGCGTGTTCGTACTACAGGTGGTGGAAGCACAGGAACTGTTAG AAATTTGCGTATTCGGGAGGACACAGCTAAATATCTTCTGAATCTTGATGTCAATTCTGCGTACTATGATCCCAAAACTCGGTCCATGCGAGAAGATCCACTTCCTGATGCTGACCCGAATGAGAAGTTCTATGTA GGAGATAACCAATATAGAGTGAGTGGGCAAGCTTCGGAGTTCAAGCAACTCAATATTCATGCCAGGGAAGCATTTGAAAAAGGCCAAGATATCCACATGCAGGCAGCTCCATCCCAAGCTGAATtgctttataaaaattatttgatcatTAAGGAGAAATTGAAGTCACAAATGAAAGAAGCCATTATGGAGAAGTATGGGAATGCTGCAACTGAAGAAGAACTCCCAAAGGAGCTTCTTTTGGGACAGACTGAGACACAAGTTGAATATGATCGTGCTGGCAGAGTTATAAAAGGCCTG GAAGCATCTCTTCCTAAAAGTAAGTATGAGGAGGATGTGTACATTAATAACCACACAAGTGTTTGGGGTTCATGGTGGAAGGATCACCAATGGGGGTACAAGTGCTGTAAGCAAACAATACGGAACAGTTATTGCACTGGTGTGCCTGGAATTGAGGCTGCTGAAGCTGTAACAGACCTAATGAAGGCTAACATTGATCGCAAACCAGCAGCCGAAG AGACACCTGCGCCAGCAGAGGAGAAAAGGCTTGCCACTTGGGGAACTGATGTACCTGATGGCTTGGTCCTCGATCAAAAACGACTTGCTGAGGCCCTTAAAAAG GAGGATGAAAGGAAGAAGGAAGAGAAGGATGAAAGAAAGCGTAAATATAATGTTAGATGGAATGACGATGAG GTTACTGCTGAGGAGATGGAGGCATATCGGAAGAAAAAGATACATGGTGATGATCCCATGAAGGATTTTTTGCACTAA
- the LOC132177095 gene encoding transcription factor MYB4-like yields the protein MVRAPCCEKMGLKRGPWTTEEDKILVSHIEKNGHGNWRALPKQAGLLRCGKSCRLRWINYLRPDIKRGNFSREEEETIINLHEMLGNRWSAIAAKLPGRTDNEIKNVWHTHLKKKLKQNQAKTQIILQSTTCDSNSPRQSESSDLDILPSHQAYASMSPQPSSSDFSSVTDASVTLNNMSHIKVDDMDFSESFPEFDESIWSEPPLVETTSNMPLDLLAVSTDDQSQAQSQFNPIERVDLGDNYDSILDDDMDFWYNLFIRAGGSTELSEF from the exons atggtGCGAGCACCTTGCTGTGAGAAGATGGGATTAAAGAGGGGGCCATGGACTACTGAAGAAGATAAGATTTTAGTCTCCCACATCGAAAAGAATGGCCACGGGAATTGGCGTGCGCTTCCAAAGCAAGCTG GCCTGCTAAGATGTGGGAAGAGTTGCAGACTCCGATGGATAAACTACTTGAGGCCAGATATCAAGAGAGGAAACTTCagcagagaagaagaggaaactATCATTAATTTGCATGAGATGCTAGGGAATAG GTGGTCAGCAATTGCAGCAAAATTACCAGGACGAActgataatgaaataaaaaatgtctGGCACACCCACTTGAAGAAAAAACTCAAACAAAACCAGGCCAAGACACAAATCATTCTACAATCTACAACCTGCGATTCCAATTCCCCAAGGCAATCAGAATCCTCGGACTTGGATATTCTTCCTTCACATCAAGCATATGCATCAATGTCTCCACAACCATCTTCTAGTGATTTTTCATCCGTCACGGATGCCTCGGTTACATTAAACAACATGAGCCATATTAAGGTTGATGACATGGACTTTTCGGAAAGTTTTCCTGAATTCGATGAAAGTATTTGGTCAGAACCGCCATTGGTAGAGACCACCAGCAATATGCCGTTGGATTTATTAGCCGTCAGTACtgatgatcaatcacaagctcaatctcaattcaatccaattgaaagGGTGGACTTGGGCGACAATTATGATTCAATTCTTGATGATGACATGGACTTTTGGTACAACCTTTTCATTAGAGCTGGGGGTTCGACAGAATTATCAgaattttaa